The Cohnella abietis genome has a segment encoding these proteins:
- a CDS encoding S-layer homology domain-containing protein, which produces MKNKIFKQFVSYVMIVSLLFTSVGVAYGASTAVTSDIKGHWAEAQISTWIDNGFIKGYEDGSFKPENQITRAEFFTLINRSFGFTEETAISFSDVKTGTWVYSEVAKAVKAAYITGYEDGTIGASKPITRQEAASIVDRLLGLSSTESATAVFTDSGSIASWAKASVNATVAKGILKGYTDNSFKPNKSITRAEAVATLDRAAAAKVTAYNKAGTYGPATGTETINGDVTINVAGVTLQNLVINGKLLFAAGIGKGDAFLTNVTVKGETTVNGGGANSLHFKDSKLGKIIIRALEQVRLVAEGSTVIELVEASSAAIIQEEGTTGQGFGDIILNKDLPAGSVVVLIGKFGKVSILGDKVKIELPDGTTIDIFQTDTDVTVSGKGKIIKAVLGKDSKTTFENQPTEIVGGTVVPGSGPVTNPSTPTSPVAQKGIVIGTVYTNNFYDESLASVAVSVYAGVQDSGTLVDTVVTDDDGKYSISNVPAGQFYLKFVKEGYMDRTITPANHTVTANATTDASASFMYFNLVRGYLKDTSGNPISSYLVNLYDDSGKSDYDLQTLTADDGSFEFYDVPDSDEVYIYVPSGFYQYYGDEVGPVKADGLTILEPIVLKIEETRLSNLVLSGATLSPAFSPDDWYQTASVPNNVSNTTITSTSMHPNGYVTFDADVINGIAQLNEGNNWIQIYSHSESGNYRTYQVNVYRETTEQADAIAKITLRDESTLVQELNKVTRLGTAVDEFVSQYKIAIANAAPNSLDTSGKIADLVNRINLQEDDNRLASLSLSGVTLNSPFSPDIKQYTATVSNTVTSTKVTATAINEKAEIEFDNDDATFNLKEGRTNEIRVYVYPEYQDETLYTIYVYRQPGQAQLDAIAKIRAATDTASVSRITINDLNTAAGEDIAYSDYLSDYQGELLRYKSRSTLNTADDIAKFINESIR; this is translated from the coding sequence ATGAAGAATAAGATTTTTAAGCAGTTCGTTTCATATGTAATGATTGTATCTCTACTCTTTACATCGGTTGGTGTAGCTTATGGCGCATCGACAGCCGTGACATCGGACATTAAGGGACACTGGGCAGAAGCTCAGATATCTACTTGGATTGATAATGGATTTATTAAAGGTTATGAGGATGGGAGCTTCAAACCGGAGAATCAAATTACAAGAGCAGAATTCTTTACTTTGATTAATCGTTCTTTCGGGTTCACAGAAGAGACAGCCATCTCATTCAGTGATGTTAAAACAGGAACTTGGGTATACTCGGAGGTTGCAAAAGCAGTAAAAGCGGCCTACATAACAGGTTATGAGGACGGCACTATTGGCGCAAGCAAGCCTATTACGAGACAAGAAGCGGCATCTATCGTGGATCGTCTTCTTGGCCTTTCTTCAACGGAAAGCGCAACTGCGGTTTTTACTGATTCTGGCTCTATCGCATCTTGGGCGAAAGCTTCCGTGAATGCTACCGTTGCTAAAGGGATTTTGAAGGGCTACACCGACAATAGCTTCAAGCCAAACAAATCTATTACACGTGCAGAAGCGGTGGCAACCTTAGATCGCGCGGCTGCAGCTAAAGTGACAGCTTACAACAAAGCAGGAACTTACGGCCCAGCAACAGGAACGGAAACCATTAATGGCGATGTTACTATTAACGTAGCAGGTGTAACCTTACAAAACTTAGTTATTAATGGCAAGCTGTTATTCGCAGCCGGTATTGGTAAAGGAGACGCCTTCTTAACTAACGTAACCGTCAAAGGCGAGACTACCGTAAATGGTGGGGGAGCAAACAGTCTTCATTTCAAGGATTCAAAATTGGGTAAAATTATTATCAGGGCTTTAGAGCAAGTACGTTTGGTTGCTGAGGGTTCAACAGTAATTGAATTAGTCGAAGCTTCTTCGGCTGCAATCATTCAAGAAGAAGGCACGACGGGTCAAGGCTTCGGCGATATCATCTTGAATAAGGATTTGCCTGCTGGTTCAGTTGTCGTATTAATAGGTAAATTCGGCAAGGTGAGCATTCTTGGAGACAAAGTGAAGATTGAATTGCCTGATGGGACAACGATTGATATATTCCAAACAGATACAGATGTAACGGTATCCGGAAAAGGAAAAATAATCAAAGCAGTGCTGGGGAAGGACTCCAAAACAACGTTTGAAAACCAGCCAACGGAAATCGTTGGAGGAACTGTAGTACCTGGTTCTGGTCCAGTTACTAATCCAAGCACGCCAACATCTCCTGTAGCGCAAAAGGGAATTGTAATAGGAACTGTATACACTAATAACTTTTACGATGAGTCGCTCGCTAGCGTAGCCGTAAGCGTGTACGCAGGTGTTCAAGATAGCGGCACTTTAGTGGACACTGTGGTCACAGATGACGATGGTAAATATTCGATCAGCAATGTTCCTGCTGGCCAATTTTATTTGAAGTTCGTAAAAGAAGGCTACATGGATAGAACGATTACTCCAGCTAATCACACAGTAACAGCAAACGCTACAACCGACGCTTCGGCATCTTTTATGTACTTTAATCTAGTTAGGGGATATCTAAAAGATACAAGCGGCAACCCAATTAGTTCGTACCTTGTAAACTTATACGATGATAGTGGAAAATCCGATTATGATTTGCAAACATTAACAGCAGACGACGGATCTTTTGAATTCTACGATGTTCCAGATAGTGATGAAGTGTATATCTATGTACCAAGCGGATTTTATCAGTACTATGGTGATGAAGTTGGTCCAGTTAAGGCAGATGGACTAACTATTTTGGAACCAATTGTCCTTAAAATCGAGGAAACACGTCTAAGTAATCTGGTTTTAAGCGGAGCCACACTCAGCCCTGCATTCTCACCGGATGATTGGTATCAAACGGCTAGTGTCCCTAATAATGTATCCAACACAACCATAACGTCTACATCGATGCATCCTAACGGGTATGTAACCTTCGATGCTGATGTTATTAATGGAATAGCTCAACTTAATGAAGGGAATAATTGGATCCAAATTTACTCTCATTCGGAAAGTGGAAACTATAGAACATACCAGGTTAATGTGTATAGGGAAACTACTGAACAAGCGGATGCTATAGCGAAAATTACTTTAAGAGACGAATCCACCCTTGTCCAAGAACTAAACAAAGTTACAAGGTTAGGGACAGCTGTTGATGAGTTTGTGTCACAATATAAAATCGCCATTGCTAACGCAGCTCCTAACTCATTGGACACGTCGGGTAAAATCGCTGATTTGGTAAATCGTATAAACCTCCAAGAAGATGATAATAGACTAGCTTCTCTAAGTTTAAGTGGAGTGACACTTAACTCACCATTCTCTCCCGATATAAAGCAATACACAGCAACCGTATCGAATACCGTTACAAGTACAAAAGTAACTGCTACGGCGATAAATGAGAAGGCTGAGATAGAATTTGATAATGATGATGCTACATTTAATCTAAAAGAAGGGCGTACCAATGAAATTAGGGTTTATGTATATCCTGAGTATCAAGATGAAACCTTGTACACAATTTATGTTTATAGGCAACCGGGGCAAGCGCAATTGGATGCTATTGCAAAGATCCGGGCAGCTACGGATACCGCTTCTGTATCAAGAATTACAATAAATGATTTAAACACTGCCGCAGGAGAAGATATTGCTTATTCTGATTATTTATCAGATTATCAAGGGGAGTTATTAAGATATAAGAGTCGATCGACTCTAAATACGGCAGATGATATTGCTAAATTTATTAATGAAAGTATCAGATAA